One segment of Larus michahellis chromosome 14, bLarMic1.1, whole genome shotgun sequence DNA contains the following:
- the FBF1 gene encoding fas-binding factor 1 isoform X5, with product MATKPKKSLRGSIDDVLGDLLGYDDEIPVKSATASQPAGSSGGRARGTSLQASKKSFLEDDFFSKLPAEDIKATEGSSASDTDPQALLQTLKDMDDMEADLLGISKPSSGPGKTTVKGPGKLDSSGGTVKTAEKLLSPKKGESAPLMEKKPLASPPAARQYKKFNFEDLDDPLAGLLSDEEQDAHKKPAPTGAKSSSEKKTEQSKEKEPPPPQTPLHTAAPARRREELTFEDDGDDLMDALGFGNGPKGDEKQGKKAEEEELRPARSKLDELLGRGPVAKILEQPGVGERREFQLDKKYQKQPEKEEGWDEEDFVFGAYKPTVASTPAGRSARRQSVSRFSAENSSEPKPEPCSKPPPPASRSPVRVRRAGGDWLGLKDEDFMDSEPPSPVKASPAVSYPSPAAAGGPSPTSQLTAVEEAAAKPVPVEEENWLSAALSRKKAQAQAKAREGSAKASEVPGKGLDPHSPVSQPAGSTGAPQQAAALQDKAASTDGSGQPVPWLGTAKRAPAHPSEAAKGDPSRDASALVSTALLPGEQETQGPALLAQVTTPRAHLQAASQLQAESPALGLQHERRLGAPTALLYEDATGCRAALLSAQARVAELESQVRMLELEQTQHKLLLESLQQRHQEDLDLVENAHRSRVKVLEETYRQREERLRQEKEQLAAQLLSQSQDAEQARAELLSQHQQRLAALEQQSALELERLRELQRVSVQEMRKDHEEQLQRLKRLKDQEIDAVTSATSHTRSLNGVIEQMEKFSSDLHDLSHKVEATHHTTSQELAMGARQRDKQLKVLQDRLLQQQRDMEEERSRLQEVIAKMEARLGEQTRLLEQERWRATAEQSKVESLQHSLEEQRRIMTQQLSMERAELERAKSALLEEQKSVMQKCSEERRKLAAEWAEFHTRQQLSKERMERDMDRALQMDSQREGTIMSLAKEQAELKIRGHELKAKEEQLVKDRELLEEAWRELRLEKEKVNGTALHIRQREEEIKSMTKLSSQKYEEGERALREACRIESEHQTRLQVMQQHLEQLKQQEQRLHQERLSIAHQRSQLQQLREELPSNPVMLLTADQDLSAPTKGLSSTPCFPPPVRVLPRHSLEGSRETLAVAGPTELYAKLLLLKHRAQQDRDFLEDEQFFLETLKKASYNTSSLSD from the exons ATG GctacaaaacccaagaaaagttTAAGAG GCTCTATTGATGATGTGCTTGGTGACCTCCTGGGATATGATG ATGAAATCCCTGTTAAATCTGCCACAGCTTCCCAGCCGGCCGGGAGCAGCGGTGGGAGAGCCCGGGGCACCAGCTTGCAGGCCAGCAAGAA GTCCTTTCTAGAGGATGATTTCTTCAGCAAACTCCCCGCAGAGGACATCAAAGCTACAGAG GGATCCAGCGCTTCTGACACAGACCCAcaagctctgctgcagaccctgAAG GACATGGATGATATGGAAGCTGATCTCCTGGGAATATCGAAACCCAGTTCTGGGCCAGGGAAGACAACTGTGAAAGGTCCTGGGAAACTTGACTCCTCGGGAGGAACAGTGAAGACCGCAGAGAAGCTGCTATCCCCcaagaaag GAGAATCTGCACCTCTGATGGAGAAGAAGCCACTCGCATCCCCCCCTGCTGCCCGACAGTACAAGAAATTTAACTTTGAAG ATTTAGACGATCCTTTGGCAGGGCTTTTGTCTGATGAGGAGCAGGACGCTCACAAGAAGCCAGCTCCAACAGGCGCTAAAAGCAGctctgagaaaaaaacagaacagagcaaagagaaag agccacccccaccccagacGCCCCTACACACTGCGGCCCCAGCCCGGAGGAGAGAGGAGCTCACATTTGAAGATGATGGTGATGACCTGATGGATGCACTGGGGTTTGGCAACGGCCCAAAAGGAGATGAGAAGCAGGGAAAGAAGGCAGAAGA AGAGGAGCTCCGGCCAGCCCGCTCCAAGCTGGACGAGTTGCTGGGGCGAGGCCCCGTGGCCAAAATCCTGGAACAGCCAGGCGTGGGAGAGCGCAGGGAGTTCCAGCTGGATAAGAAGTACCAAAAGCAGCCAG agaaggaagagggctgGGACGAGGAGGATTTTGTCTTTGGAGCATACAAGCCCACAGTGGCCTCCACACCCGCGGGCCGGTCGGCGAGAAGGCAGTCTGTGAG CAGGTTTTCAGCCGAGAACAGCAGCGAACCGAAACCAGAGCCATGCTCCAAACCTCCTCCTCCAGCAAGCCGGAGCCCCGTGCGGGTCAGAAGGGCTGGTGGCGACTGGCTGGGTTTGAAGGATGAGGATTTTATGGATTCGGAGCCGCCGTCTCCAGTGAAGGCCAGTCCAGCTGTGAGCTaccccagccctgccgcagcTGGGgggcccagccccaccagccagcTCACGGCCGTAGAGGAGGCAGCGGCTAAACCCGTCCCAGTGGAGGAGGAGAACTGGCTGAGCGCTGCCTTGTCTCGCAAGAAAGCCCAAGCCCAAGCGAAAGCCCGGGAGGGAAGTGCCAAGGCCTCAGAGGTCCCAGGCAAAGGGCTGGATCCCCACTCTCCTGTCAG CCAGCCAGCCGGCTCCACGGGAGCACCGCAGCAGGCGGCTGCCCTGCAGGACAAGGCAGCGAGCACCGATGGCTCTGG GCAGCCTGTCCCCTGGCTCGGCACCGCGAAACGAGCCCCAGCTCACCCGTCGGAGGCTGCGAAGGGGGATCCCTCCAGAGACGCCAGCGCCCTGG TCTCCACGGCCTTGTTACCAGGAGAGCAGGAGACGCAGGGCCCTGCCCTGCTCGCTCAG GTTACCACACCCAGGGCACATCTCCAGGCTGCCTCACAGCTGCAG GCAGagtccccagccctgggcttgCAGCATGAGAGGAGGCTGGGggctcccacagccctgctctaCGAGGATGCGACAGGCTGTCGGGCAGCGCTGCTCAGTGCCCAGGCCCgtgtggcagagctggagagccaG GTCCggatgctggagctggagcagacACAGCACAAACTGTTGCTGGAGAGTCTCCAACAGCGGCACCAGGAGGACCTGGATCTCGTTGAGAATGCCCACAG GAGCCGGGTGAAGGTGCTGGAGGAGACCTACAGGCAGCGGGAGGAGAGGCTGCGTCAGGAGAAGGAACagctggcagctcagctgctgtcaCAGAGCCAGGACGCAGAGCAGGCACGGGCAgagctgctgtcacagcaccAGCAGCGCCTGGCAGCGCTGGAGCAGCAGAGCGCGCTGGAGCTGGAGCGGCTGCGAGAGCTGCAGAG GGTGTCTGTCCAGGAGATGCGCAAAGACCATGAAGAGCAGCTCCAGCGACTGAAGCGGCTGAAAGACCAGGAGATCGATGCGGTGACCAGCGCCACTTCCCACACCAG GTCTCTGAATGGTGTCATCGAGCAGATGGAGAAGTTCTCCAGCGACCTGCATGACCTCTCGCACAAGGTGGAGGCCACACACCACACTACCTCCCAGGAGCTGGCCATGGGGGCACGGCAGCGGGACAAGCAGCTGAAGG TGCTCCAGGACAGGCTATTGCAGCAGCAGAGGGACATGGAGGAGGAGCGGAGCCGTCTCCAGGAGGTGATTGCCAAAATGGAGGCCAGGCTGGGCGAGCAGACTcggctgctggagcag GAGCGATGGAGGGCGACAGCAGAGCAATCCAAAGTGGAATCACTGCAGCACTCGCTGGAGGAGCAGCGGCGAATCATGACCCAGCAGCTCTCCATGGAGCgagcagagctggagagggcAAAG AGTGCtttgctggaggagcagaagtcGGTGATGCAGAAGTGCTCGGAGGAGCGACGGAAGCTGGCGGCTGAGTGGGCTGAATTTCACACCCGGCAGCAGCTGAGCAAGGAGCGGATGGAGCGTGACATGGACCGAGCCCTGCAGATGGACTCCCAGAGAGAGGGCACCATCATGAGCCTGGCCAAG gagcaggcagagctgaagaTTCGGGGCCATGAGCTGAAAGCCAAGGAGGAGCAGCTGgtgaaggacagggagctgctggaggaggcctGGCGGGAGCTGAGGCtggagaaagagaaggtgaaCGGGACCGCGCTGCACATTCGGCAGCGGGAGGAGGAAATTAAAAGTATGACCAAG CTCTCATCCCAGAAGTACGAGGAAGGGGAGCGGGCCCTGCGGGAGGCATGCAGGATAGAGTCCGAGCACCAGACCAGGCTGCAGGTCATGCAGCAGCACCTGGAGCAGCTGAAACAGCAGGAACAGCGTCTGCACCAG GAGCGGCTGAGCATTGCCCACCAGAGGAGTCAGCTCCAACAGCTACGCGAGGAGCTGCCCAGCAACCCCGTGATGCTGCTGACTGCAGACCAGGACCTCAGTGCCCCTACAAAAGGCCTCTCCAGCACGCCAT GCTTTCCACCTCCTGTCAGGGTGCTCCCTCGGCACAGCCTGGAGGGTAGCAGGGAAACCCTGGCCGTGGCCGGACCCACCGAGCTCTACgccaaactgctgctgctgaagcacagggCCCAGCAG GACCGTGATTTCTTAGAGGATGAGCAGTTCTTCCTGGAGACCCTGAAGAAAGCGTCTTACAACACTTCATCTCTGTCAGACTGA
- the FBF1 gene encoding fas-binding factor 1 isoform X7, translating into MATKPKKSLRGSIDDVLGDLLGYDDEIPVKSATASQPAGSSGGRARGTSLQASKKSFLEDDFFSKLPAEDIKATEGSSASDTDPQALLQTLKDMDDMEADLLGISKPSSGPGKTTVKGPGKLDSSGGTVKTAEKLLSPKKGESAPLMEKKPLASPPAARQYKKFNFEDLDDPLAGLLSDEEQDAHKKPAPTGAKSSSEKKTEQSKEKEPPPPQTPLHTAAPARRREELTFEDDGDDLMDALGFGNGPKGDEKQGKKAEEEELRPARSKLDELLGRGPVAKILEQPGVGERREFQLDKKYQKQPEKEEGWDEEDFVFGAYKPTVASTPAGRSARRQSVRFSAENSSEPKPEPCSKPPPPASRSPVRVRRAGGDWLGLKDEDFMDSEPPSPVKASPAVSYPSPAAAGGPSPTSQLTAVEEAAAKPVPVEEENWLSAALSRKKAQAQAKAREGSAKASEVPGKGLDPHSPVSQPAGSTGAPQQAAALQDKAASTDGSGQPVPWLGTAKRAPAHPSEAAKGDPSRDASALVSTALLPGEQETQGPALLAQVTTPRAHLQAASQLQAESPALGLQHERRLGAPTALLYEDATGCRAALLSAQARVAELESQVRMLELEQTQHKLLLESLQQRHQEDLDLVENAHRSRVKVLEETYRQREERLRQEKEQLAAQLLSQSQDAEQARAELLSQHQQRLAALEQQSALELERLRELQRVSVQEMRKDHEEQLQRLKRLKDQEIDAVTSATSHTRSLNGVIEQMEKFSSDLHDLSHKVEATHHTTSQELAMGARQRDKQLKVLQDRLLQQQRDMEEERSRLQEVIAKMEARLGEQTRLLEQERWRATAEQSKVESLQHSLEEQRRIMTQQLSMERAELERAKSALLEEQKSVMQKCSEERRKLAAEWAEFHTRQQLSKERMERDMDRALQMDSQREGTIMSLAKEQAELKIRGHELKAKEEQLVKDRELLEEAWRELRLEKEKVNGTALHIRQREEEIKSMTKLSSQKYEEGERALREACRIESEHQTRLQVMQQHLEQLKQQEQRLHQERLSIAHQRSQLQQLREELPSNPVMLLTADQDLSAPTKGLSSTPCFPPPVRVLPRHSLEGSRETLAVAGPTELYAKLLLLKHRAQQDRDFLEDEQFFLETLKKASYNTSSLSD; encoded by the exons ATG GctacaaaacccaagaaaagttTAAGAG GCTCTATTGATGATGTGCTTGGTGACCTCCTGGGATATGATG ATGAAATCCCTGTTAAATCTGCCACAGCTTCCCAGCCGGCCGGGAGCAGCGGTGGGAGAGCCCGGGGCACCAGCTTGCAGGCCAGCAAGAA GTCCTTTCTAGAGGATGATTTCTTCAGCAAACTCCCCGCAGAGGACATCAAAGCTACAGAG GGATCCAGCGCTTCTGACACAGACCCAcaagctctgctgcagaccctgAAG GACATGGATGATATGGAAGCTGATCTCCTGGGAATATCGAAACCCAGTTCTGGGCCAGGGAAGACAACTGTGAAAGGTCCTGGGAAACTTGACTCCTCGGGAGGAACAGTGAAGACCGCAGAGAAGCTGCTATCCCCcaagaaag GAGAATCTGCACCTCTGATGGAGAAGAAGCCACTCGCATCCCCCCCTGCTGCCCGACAGTACAAGAAATTTAACTTTGAAG ATTTAGACGATCCTTTGGCAGGGCTTTTGTCTGATGAGGAGCAGGACGCTCACAAGAAGCCAGCTCCAACAGGCGCTAAAAGCAGctctgagaaaaaaacagaacagagcaaagagaaag agccacccccaccccagacGCCCCTACACACTGCGGCCCCAGCCCGGAGGAGAGAGGAGCTCACATTTGAAGATGATGGTGATGACCTGATGGATGCACTGGGGTTTGGCAACGGCCCAAAAGGAGATGAGAAGCAGGGAAAGAAGGCAGAAGA AGAGGAGCTCCGGCCAGCCCGCTCCAAGCTGGACGAGTTGCTGGGGCGAGGCCCCGTGGCCAAAATCCTGGAACAGCCAGGCGTGGGAGAGCGCAGGGAGTTCCAGCTGGATAAGAAGTACCAAAAGCAGCCAG agaaggaagagggctgGGACGAGGAGGATTTTGTCTTTGGAGCATACAAGCCCACAGTGGCCTCCACACCCGCGGGCCGGTCGGCGAGAAGGCAGTCTGTGAG GTTTTCAGCCGAGAACAGCAGCGAACCGAAACCAGAGCCATGCTCCAAACCTCCTCCTCCAGCAAGCCGGAGCCCCGTGCGGGTCAGAAGGGCTGGTGGCGACTGGCTGGGTTTGAAGGATGAGGATTTTATGGATTCGGAGCCGCCGTCTCCAGTGAAGGCCAGTCCAGCTGTGAGCTaccccagccctgccgcagcTGGGgggcccagccccaccagccagcTCACGGCCGTAGAGGAGGCAGCGGCTAAACCCGTCCCAGTGGAGGAGGAGAACTGGCTGAGCGCTGCCTTGTCTCGCAAGAAAGCCCAAGCCCAAGCGAAAGCCCGGGAGGGAAGTGCCAAGGCCTCAGAGGTCCCAGGCAAAGGGCTGGATCCCCACTCTCCTGTCAG CCAGCCAGCCGGCTCCACGGGAGCACCGCAGCAGGCGGCTGCCCTGCAGGACAAGGCAGCGAGCACCGATGGCTCTGG GCAGCCTGTCCCCTGGCTCGGCACCGCGAAACGAGCCCCAGCTCACCCGTCGGAGGCTGCGAAGGGGGATCCCTCCAGAGACGCCAGCGCCCTGG TCTCCACGGCCTTGTTACCAGGAGAGCAGGAGACGCAGGGCCCTGCCCTGCTCGCTCAG GTTACCACACCCAGGGCACATCTCCAGGCTGCCTCACAGCTGCAG GCAGagtccccagccctgggcttgCAGCATGAGAGGAGGCTGGGggctcccacagccctgctctaCGAGGATGCGACAGGCTGTCGGGCAGCGCTGCTCAGTGCCCAGGCCCgtgtggcagagctggagagccaG GTCCggatgctggagctggagcagacACAGCACAAACTGTTGCTGGAGAGTCTCCAACAGCGGCACCAGGAGGACCTGGATCTCGTTGAGAATGCCCACAG GAGCCGGGTGAAGGTGCTGGAGGAGACCTACAGGCAGCGGGAGGAGAGGCTGCGTCAGGAGAAGGAACagctggcagctcagctgctgtcaCAGAGCCAGGACGCAGAGCAGGCACGGGCAgagctgctgtcacagcaccAGCAGCGCCTGGCAGCGCTGGAGCAGCAGAGCGCGCTGGAGCTGGAGCGGCTGCGAGAGCTGCAGAG GGTGTCTGTCCAGGAGATGCGCAAAGACCATGAAGAGCAGCTCCAGCGACTGAAGCGGCTGAAAGACCAGGAGATCGATGCGGTGACCAGCGCCACTTCCCACACCAG GTCTCTGAATGGTGTCATCGAGCAGATGGAGAAGTTCTCCAGCGACCTGCATGACCTCTCGCACAAGGTGGAGGCCACACACCACACTACCTCCCAGGAGCTGGCCATGGGGGCACGGCAGCGGGACAAGCAGCTGAAGG TGCTCCAGGACAGGCTATTGCAGCAGCAGAGGGACATGGAGGAGGAGCGGAGCCGTCTCCAGGAGGTGATTGCCAAAATGGAGGCCAGGCTGGGCGAGCAGACTcggctgctggagcag GAGCGATGGAGGGCGACAGCAGAGCAATCCAAAGTGGAATCACTGCAGCACTCGCTGGAGGAGCAGCGGCGAATCATGACCCAGCAGCTCTCCATGGAGCgagcagagctggagagggcAAAG AGTGCtttgctggaggagcagaagtcGGTGATGCAGAAGTGCTCGGAGGAGCGACGGAAGCTGGCGGCTGAGTGGGCTGAATTTCACACCCGGCAGCAGCTGAGCAAGGAGCGGATGGAGCGTGACATGGACCGAGCCCTGCAGATGGACTCCCAGAGAGAGGGCACCATCATGAGCCTGGCCAAG gagcaggcagagctgaagaTTCGGGGCCATGAGCTGAAAGCCAAGGAGGAGCAGCTGgtgaaggacagggagctgctggaggaggcctGGCGGGAGCTGAGGCtggagaaagagaaggtgaaCGGGACCGCGCTGCACATTCGGCAGCGGGAGGAGGAAATTAAAAGTATGACCAAG CTCTCATCCCAGAAGTACGAGGAAGGGGAGCGGGCCCTGCGGGAGGCATGCAGGATAGAGTCCGAGCACCAGACCAGGCTGCAGGTCATGCAGCAGCACCTGGAGCAGCTGAAACAGCAGGAACAGCGTCTGCACCAG GAGCGGCTGAGCATTGCCCACCAGAGGAGTCAGCTCCAACAGCTACGCGAGGAGCTGCCCAGCAACCCCGTGATGCTGCTGACTGCAGACCAGGACCTCAGTGCCCCTACAAAAGGCCTCTCCAGCACGCCAT GCTTTCCACCTCCTGTCAGGGTGCTCCCTCGGCACAGCCTGGAGGGTAGCAGGGAAACCCTGGCCGTGGCCGGACCCACCGAGCTCTACgccaaactgctgctgctgaagcacagggCCCAGCAG GACCGTGATTTCTTAGAGGATGAGCAGTTCTTCCTGGAGACCCTGAAGAAAGCGTCTTACAACACTTCATCTCTGTCAGACTGA
- the FBF1 gene encoding fas-binding factor 1 isoform X2 gives MATKPKKSLRGSIDDVLGDLLGYDDEIPVKSATASQPAGSSGGRARGTSLQASKKSFLEDDFFSKLPAEDIKATEGSSASDTDPQALLQTLKDMDDMEADLLGISKPSSGPGKTTVKGPGKLDSSGGTVKTAEKLLSPKKGESAPLMEKKPLASPPAARQYKKFNFEDLDDPLAGLLSDEEQDAHKKPAPTGAKSSSEKKTEQSKEKEPPPPQTPLHTAAPARRREELTFEDDGDDLMDALGFGNGPKGDEKQGKKAEEEELRPARSKLDELLGRGPVAKILEQPGVGERREFQLDKKYQKQPEKEEGWDEEDFVFGAYKPTVASTPAGRSARRQSVRFSAENSSEPKPEPCSKPPPPASRSPVRVRRAGGDWLGLKDEDFMDSEPPSPVKASPAVSYPSPAAAGGPSPTSQLTAVEEAAAKPVPVEEENWLSAALSRKKAQAQAKAREGSAKASEVPGKGLDPHSPVSQPAGSTGAPQQAAALQDKAASTDGSGQPVPWLGTAKRAPAHPSEAAKGDPSRDASALVSTALLPGEQETQGPALLAQVTTPRAHLQAASQLQAESPALGLQHERRLGAPTALLYEDATGCRAALLSAQARVAELESQVRMLELEQTQHKLLLESLQQRHQEDLDLVENAHRSRVKVLEETYRQREERLRQEKEQLAAQLLSQSQDAEQARAELLSQHQQRLAALEQQSALELERLRELQRVSVQEMRKDHEEQLQRLKRLKDQEIDAVTSATSHTRSLNGVIEQMEKFSSDLHDLSHKVEATHHTTSQELAMGARQRDKQLKVLQDRLLQQQRDMEEERSRLQEVIAKMEARLGEQTRLLEQERWRATAEQSKVESLQHSLEEQRRIMTQQLSMERAELERAKSALLEEQKSVMQKCSEERRKLAAEWAEFHTRQQLSKERMERDMDRALQMDSQREGTIMSLAKEQAELKIRGHELKAKEEQLVKDRELLEEAWRELRLEKEKVNGTALHIRQREEEIKSMTKLSSQKYEEGERALREACRIESEHQTRLQVMQQHLEQLKQQEQRLHQERLSIAHQRSQLQQLREELPSNPVMLLTADQDLSAPTKGLSSTPFPLTAAPPHTWALVPGFPPPVRVLPRHSLEGSRETLAVAGPTELYAKLLLLKHRAQQDRDFLEDEQFFLETLKKASYNTSSLSD, from the exons ATG GctacaaaacccaagaaaagttTAAGAG GCTCTATTGATGATGTGCTTGGTGACCTCCTGGGATATGATG ATGAAATCCCTGTTAAATCTGCCACAGCTTCCCAGCCGGCCGGGAGCAGCGGTGGGAGAGCCCGGGGCACCAGCTTGCAGGCCAGCAAGAA GTCCTTTCTAGAGGATGATTTCTTCAGCAAACTCCCCGCAGAGGACATCAAAGCTACAGAG GGATCCAGCGCTTCTGACACAGACCCAcaagctctgctgcagaccctgAAG GACATGGATGATATGGAAGCTGATCTCCTGGGAATATCGAAACCCAGTTCTGGGCCAGGGAAGACAACTGTGAAAGGTCCTGGGAAACTTGACTCCTCGGGAGGAACAGTGAAGACCGCAGAGAAGCTGCTATCCCCcaagaaag GAGAATCTGCACCTCTGATGGAGAAGAAGCCACTCGCATCCCCCCCTGCTGCCCGACAGTACAAGAAATTTAACTTTGAAG ATTTAGACGATCCTTTGGCAGGGCTTTTGTCTGATGAGGAGCAGGACGCTCACAAGAAGCCAGCTCCAACAGGCGCTAAAAGCAGctctgagaaaaaaacagaacagagcaaagagaaag agccacccccaccccagacGCCCCTACACACTGCGGCCCCAGCCCGGAGGAGAGAGGAGCTCACATTTGAAGATGATGGTGATGACCTGATGGATGCACTGGGGTTTGGCAACGGCCCAAAAGGAGATGAGAAGCAGGGAAAGAAGGCAGAAGA AGAGGAGCTCCGGCCAGCCCGCTCCAAGCTGGACGAGTTGCTGGGGCGAGGCCCCGTGGCCAAAATCCTGGAACAGCCAGGCGTGGGAGAGCGCAGGGAGTTCCAGCTGGATAAGAAGTACCAAAAGCAGCCAG agaaggaagagggctgGGACGAGGAGGATTTTGTCTTTGGAGCATACAAGCCCACAGTGGCCTCCACACCCGCGGGCCGGTCGGCGAGAAGGCAGTCTGTGAG GTTTTCAGCCGAGAACAGCAGCGAACCGAAACCAGAGCCATGCTCCAAACCTCCTCCTCCAGCAAGCCGGAGCCCCGTGCGGGTCAGAAGGGCTGGTGGCGACTGGCTGGGTTTGAAGGATGAGGATTTTATGGATTCGGAGCCGCCGTCTCCAGTGAAGGCCAGTCCAGCTGTGAGCTaccccagccctgccgcagcTGGGgggcccagccccaccagccagcTCACGGCCGTAGAGGAGGCAGCGGCTAAACCCGTCCCAGTGGAGGAGGAGAACTGGCTGAGCGCTGCCTTGTCTCGCAAGAAAGCCCAAGCCCAAGCGAAAGCCCGGGAGGGAAGTGCCAAGGCCTCAGAGGTCCCAGGCAAAGGGCTGGATCCCCACTCTCCTGTCAG CCAGCCAGCCGGCTCCACGGGAGCACCGCAGCAGGCGGCTGCCCTGCAGGACAAGGCAGCGAGCACCGATGGCTCTGG GCAGCCTGTCCCCTGGCTCGGCACCGCGAAACGAGCCCCAGCTCACCCGTCGGAGGCTGCGAAGGGGGATCCCTCCAGAGACGCCAGCGCCCTGG TCTCCACGGCCTTGTTACCAGGAGAGCAGGAGACGCAGGGCCCTGCCCTGCTCGCTCAG GTTACCACACCCAGGGCACATCTCCAGGCTGCCTCACAGCTGCAG GCAGagtccccagccctgggcttgCAGCATGAGAGGAGGCTGGGggctcccacagccctgctctaCGAGGATGCGACAGGCTGTCGGGCAGCGCTGCTCAGTGCCCAGGCCCgtgtggcagagctggagagccaG GTCCggatgctggagctggagcagacACAGCACAAACTGTTGCTGGAGAGTCTCCAACAGCGGCACCAGGAGGACCTGGATCTCGTTGAGAATGCCCACAG GAGCCGGGTGAAGGTGCTGGAGGAGACCTACAGGCAGCGGGAGGAGAGGCTGCGTCAGGAGAAGGAACagctggcagctcagctgctgtcaCAGAGCCAGGACGCAGAGCAGGCACGGGCAgagctgctgtcacagcaccAGCAGCGCCTGGCAGCGCTGGAGCAGCAGAGCGCGCTGGAGCTGGAGCGGCTGCGAGAGCTGCAGAG GGTGTCTGTCCAGGAGATGCGCAAAGACCATGAAGAGCAGCTCCAGCGACTGAAGCGGCTGAAAGACCAGGAGATCGATGCGGTGACCAGCGCCACTTCCCACACCAG GTCTCTGAATGGTGTCATCGAGCAGATGGAGAAGTTCTCCAGCGACCTGCATGACCTCTCGCACAAGGTGGAGGCCACACACCACACTACCTCCCAGGAGCTGGCCATGGGGGCACGGCAGCGGGACAAGCAGCTGAAGG TGCTCCAGGACAGGCTATTGCAGCAGCAGAGGGACATGGAGGAGGAGCGGAGCCGTCTCCAGGAGGTGATTGCCAAAATGGAGGCCAGGCTGGGCGAGCAGACTcggctgctggagcag GAGCGATGGAGGGCGACAGCAGAGCAATCCAAAGTGGAATCACTGCAGCACTCGCTGGAGGAGCAGCGGCGAATCATGACCCAGCAGCTCTCCATGGAGCgagcagagctggagagggcAAAG AGTGCtttgctggaggagcagaagtcGGTGATGCAGAAGTGCTCGGAGGAGCGACGGAAGCTGGCGGCTGAGTGGGCTGAATTTCACACCCGGCAGCAGCTGAGCAAGGAGCGGATGGAGCGTGACATGGACCGAGCCCTGCAGATGGACTCCCAGAGAGAGGGCACCATCATGAGCCTGGCCAAG gagcaggcagagctgaagaTTCGGGGCCATGAGCTGAAAGCCAAGGAGGAGCAGCTGgtgaaggacagggagctgctggaggaggcctGGCGGGAGCTGAGGCtggagaaagagaaggtgaaCGGGACCGCGCTGCACATTCGGCAGCGGGAGGAGGAAATTAAAAGTATGACCAAG CTCTCATCCCAGAAGTACGAGGAAGGGGAGCGGGCCCTGCGGGAGGCATGCAGGATAGAGTCCGAGCACCAGACCAGGCTGCAGGTCATGCAGCAGCACCTGGAGCAGCTGAAACAGCAGGAACAGCGTCTGCACCAG GAGCGGCTGAGCATTGCCCACCAGAGGAGTCAGCTCCAACAGCTACGCGAGGAGCTGCCCAGCAACCCCGTGATGCTGCTGACTGCAGACCAGGACCTCAGTGCCCCTACAAAAGGCCTCTCCAGCACGCCAT TTCCTCTCACAGCAGCACCACCACACACTTGGGCTCTTGTTCCAGGCTTTCCACCTCCTGTCAGGGTGCTCCCTCGGCACAGCCTGGAGGGTAGCAGGGAAACCCTGGCCGTGGCCGGACCCACCGAGCTCTACgccaaactgctgctgctgaagcacagggCCCAGCAG GACCGTGATTTCTTAGAGGATGAGCAGTTCTTCCTGGAGACCCTGAAGAAAGCGTCTTACAACACTTCATCTCTGTCAGACTGA